The following are from one region of the Candidatus Denitrolinea symbiosum genome:
- a CDS encoding RNA polymerase sigma factor SigW — protein sequence MNEEQTWVSQAQRGDDQAFTHLVETYQKPVYNLCYRMLGEPESAEDAAQETFLRAYQHLGRYDAQRSFATWLLSIAAHYCIDRLRRRRLPTFSIDEETDDAPAFEIPDADAPNPERESVRREEREKIHGLLASLAPVDRAAIVMRYWHDASETEIAESLGLTVSAVKSRLHRARLALGQRWEETSTKQGTKRRPHESPAF from the coding sequence GTGAACGAGGAACAAACCTGGGTTTCCCAGGCGCAACGCGGCGACGACCAGGCTTTCACGCACTTGGTGGAAACCTACCAGAAGCCGGTCTACAACCTGTGTTATCGGATGCTCGGCGAGCCTGAATCGGCGGAGGACGCCGCCCAGGAGACCTTCCTGCGCGCCTACCAGCACCTCGGGCGTTACGACGCGCAGCGCTCCTTCGCCACCTGGCTGCTATCCATCGCGGCGCACTACTGCATAGACCGGCTCCGCCGCCGCAGGTTGCCCACCTTCTCGATAGACGAAGAGACCGACGACGCGCCCGCCTTCGAAATTCCCGACGCCGACGCGCCCAACCCCGAACGCGAATCCGTGCGGCGCGAAGAACGGGAAAAAATTCACGGCCTGCTCGCTTCGCTCGCCCCCGTGGACCGCGCCGCCATCGTCATGCGTTACTGGCACGACGCCTCGGAAACCGAGATCGCCGAGAGCCTCGGGTTGACCGTCAGCGCGGTAAAAAGCCGCCTGCACCGCGCCCGCCTCGCCCTCGGTCAACGCTGGGAAGAAACATCCACGAAACAAGGAACGAAAAGGAGGCCCCATGAATCACCGGCCTTTTGA